A genomic stretch from Lathyrus oleraceus cultivar Zhongwan6 chromosome 2, CAAS_Psat_ZW6_1.0, whole genome shotgun sequence includes:
- the LOC127120224 gene encoding phenylcoumaran benzylic ether reductase Betv6 has protein sequence MAQKSKILVLGGTGYLGKFIVEASAKAGHPTFALVRESTVSHPEKAKLIESFKSSGVTLVHGDLADHESLVKAVKQVDVVISTLGGAQINDQVNLIAAIKEAGNIKRFLPSEFGMDVDRHHAVEPVTSFFNQKVKIRRAVEASGIPYTYVSSNAFAGYFLPTLAQQNVTAPPRDKVIILGDGNVAGVYVKEEDIGTFTIKTVDDPRTLNKIVYFRPRGNVVTFNELVSIWENKIKSTLEKVYFPEEQILKTIQESPFPANLMLALGHSMLVKGDCANFEIESSFGVEVTELYPEVKYTTVDEYLNAFV, from the exons ATGGCACAGAAGAGCAAAATCCTAGTCCTAGGAGGAACAGGTTACCTAGGAAAATTCATAGTTGAAGCAAGTGCAAAAGCAGGACACCCCACGTTTGCTTTAGTTAGAGAGAGCACAGTTTCTCATCCTGAAAAAGCAAAGCTTATTGAGAGCTTCAAAAGCTCTGGAGTTACTTTGGTTCAT GGTGATCTAGCTGATCATGAAAGTCTTGTTAAGGCAGTTAAGCAAGTTGATGTTGTTATTTCTACACTTGGTGGAGCACAGATCAATGATCAAGTCAATCTCATAGCAGCCATAAAAGAAGCAGGAAACATCAAG AGGTTTCTCCCATCTGAATTCGGAATGGACGTTGATCGTCACCACGCGGTTGAGCCTGTAACCAGCTTCTTCAACCAAAAAGTGAAAATCCGAAGAGCCGTTGAAGCCTCCGGAATTCCTTACACTTACGTCAGCTCGAACGCCTTCGCCGGATACTTCCTCCCAACATTAGCTCAACAGAATGTCACAGCTCCTCCAAGAGACAAAGTGATCATTCTTGGAGACGGAAACGTCGCAG GAGTATATGTGAAGGAAGAAGACATTGGAACTTTTACCATAAAAACAGTGGATGATCCAAGAACTTTGAACAAAATTGTATACTTTAGACCTCGTGGCAACGTTGTGACTTTCAACGAGCTTGTTTCCATATGGGAGAATAAGATTAAGAGTACCCTTGAGAAAGTTTATTTTCCAGAAGAACAAATTCTTAAGACTATTCAAG AATCTCCTTTTCCTGCAAATTTGATGTTGGCTTTAGGTCATTCGATGCTAGTAAAGGGTGATTGTGCCAATTTTGAGATTGAATCTTCTTTTGGAGTGGAAGTTACTGAGCTTTATCCTGAGGTGAAATATACTACTGTCGACGAGTATTTGAATGCATTCGTCTGA